One stretch of Asterias rubens chromosome 8, eAstRub1.3, whole genome shotgun sequence DNA includes these proteins:
- the LOC117293887 gene encoding LON peptidase N-terminal domain and RING finger protein 3-like encodes MDLAKQAFGCNNFELATDIFDHLLQTHGPNMDWLIGRGDSLARRGSMNEALGDYAHAFRLGEVTPERLNELVNALVASVSKKGGLTSSIQRCQSKLKEQPSDLFSCPICECLLYDPTTLLCGHSLCKDCLHISLEPRTCAKCKVNHSQLVNSNKVPRVNIVLGGLLEKYFPEETTARRRRIEGNKLYAQGKPEDAIMKYTEAIKLVPHDHLALSNRSHVYTGLERYDEALFDAEAVCEIRPDWPKGYYRKGVALKELHRQEAAMVAFLQSLTLDPFSISAKKCLAKVLHNFLSPVQPESIKCLELQRNFARQLRAGAPVSPGLSSISIANLADEVALGFEAINRLLVVEEKEETDNSGSEDGKTTEEGGDEAVKTPFGKTPSLPDNKTNQDKCLKTTPSTPSPPPSEDESPPPAMLGSVQAATRGRKEFSTSELLVMRKRKRCRSLSESMMSPTRSVELKFARLDLIKKIRRVPEEKIDKEDYECSLCFRLFLEPLTTPCGHTFCKLCLNRSLDYSKACPLCKDCLSDYLATRNNTVNELALHLLQEYLGEEYQQREQQHKEEMEAMAKFVSDQSQCEVPIFVCTLAFPTIPCPLHIFEPRYRLMVRQTMDSGARQFGMCLPNPNNPDGHEDMGCMLEIQQVQHLPDGRSVIKTIGGRRFKVLSTGMRDGYNTALVEFIKDVEVTGDEVAIVTALESEVYQQAQRWFTSLPIFHQTRIMAHFGPTPTREAEPLACPQGPSWTWWLLAILPVNKRIQTGIMSMSSLKERLNALQRCLVRITDFQF; translated from the exons ATGGATCTTGCTAAGCAAGCCTTTGGGTGCAATAATTTTGAACTTGCTACGGACATTTTTGACCATCTTTTACAAACACACGGACCAAATATGGATTGGCTTATAGGCAGAGGAGACTCGCTGGCGAGGAGGGGCTCCATGAATGAGGCCCTTGGAGACTATGCTCATGCCTTCCGATTAGGGGAAGTCACGCCAGAACGGCTCAATGAACTTGTAAATGCCCTTGTTGCGTCTGTATCGAAAAAGGGCGGACTAACGTCTTCAATTCAGAGATGCCAAAGCAAGTTAAAAGAACAGCCTTCGGATCTGTTTTCCTGTCCGATATGTGAGTGTTTACTTTATGATCCTACAACTCTTCTGTGTGGCCATAGTCTATGTAAAGACTGCCTTCATATCTCTCTAGAGCCAAGAACTTGTGCTAAGTGTAAAGTGAACCACTCGCAATTAGTCAACTCCAACAAGGTGCCAAGAGTTAATATTGTGCTTGGAGGACTCCTTGAAAAATACTTTCCCGAGGAGACGACAGCAAGACGGAGGCGGATAGAAGGGAACAAACTTTATGCACAAGGAAAACCGGAAGATGCAATAATGAAATACACGGAGGCAATCAAATTAG taCCTCATGACCATCTCGCACTAAGCAACAGGTCCCATGTATACACTGGACTAGAGCGCTACGATGAGGCGCTATTCGATGCAGAAGCTGTGTGTGAAATAAGACCTGACTGGCCCAAG GGTTATTATCGTAAAGGCGTGGCCCTGAAGGAACTGCACAGACAAGAAGCAGCCATGGTGGCATTTCTACAGAGCTTGACCCTTGACCCTTTCTCTATCTCTGCCAAGAAGTGTTTAGCCAAG GTCCTTCACAACTTCTTGTCGCCCGTACAACCAGAATCAATTAAGTGTCTGGAGCTCCAGCGAAATTTTGCACGCCAGTTGCGAGCTGGTGCTCCCGTTAGCCCTGGGTTGTCCTCAATAAGCATTGCCAATTTGGCTGATGAAGTTGCTCTTGGATTTGAAGCAATCAATCGTCTCTTGGTGGTTGAAGAGAAAGAG GAAACAGACAATTCAGGATCCGAGGACGGCAAGACAACAGAGGAAGGTGGCGATGAAGCTGTCAAGACTCCCTTTGGAAAGACCCCATCTCTACCCGACAATAAGACAAATCAAGACAAGTGCCTCAAAACCACACCTTCCACCCCAAGCCCACCCCCATCTGAGGATGAAAGCCCACCCCCTGCAATGTTGGGGTCAGTCCAGGCGGCCACGCGGGGAAGGAAGGAATTCTCGACGTCGGAGTTGTTGGTGATGAGGAAGAGGAAGAGATGCCGGTCTTTGAGTGAATCTATGATGAGTCCAACGAGGAGTGTGGAGTTAAAGTTTGCTC GTTTAGACTTGATAAAGAAAATCAGGAGAGTTCCAGAAGAGAAAATTGACAAAGAAGATTACGAGTGCAGTCTCTGCTTCAGGTTATTTCTTGAGCCTCTTACAACGCCATGTGGTCACACTTTCTGCAAACTCTGTCTGAATCGATCGTTGGACTACAGCAAGGCCTGCCCCCTCTGCAAAGACTGTTTATCTGAT TATCTGGCAACACGCAACAACACAGTGAATGAACTTGCACTGCACCTCCTACAGGAATACCTGGGGGAGGAATATCAACAACGAGAACAGCAGCACAAAGAAGAAATGGAAGCCATGGCAAA GTTTGTAAGCGACCAAAGCCAGTGTGAAGTCCCAATCTTTGTGTGCACGTTGGCCTTCCCCACGATACCCTGTCCTCTTCACATCTTTGAACCTCGTTACCGCCTCATGGTACGACAGACGATGGACTCAGGAGCTCGCCAGTTCGGCATGTGTCTGCCGAATCCAAACAACCCAGATGG TCATGAGGATATGGGTTGTATGCTTGAGATCCAACAAGTTCAACATCTTCCGGATGGACGCTCAGTCATCAAGACCATCGGTGGCCGTCGATTTAAAGTCTTGTCGACGGGAATGAGGGATGGGTACAACACTGCCCTCGTGGAGTTCATTAAAGATGTTGAAGTAACTG GTGATGAAGTTGCCATTGTAACAGCCCTTGAATCAGAAGTCTACCAGCAAGCCCAGAGGTGGTTCACATCCCTACCAATCTTCCATCAGACTCGTATCATGGCCCACTTTGGTCCCACCCCAACCAGAGAGGCTGAACCCTTG GCTTGTCCTCAAGGACCATCGTGGACGTGGTGGCTACTAGCAATTCTTCCCGTCAATAAACGTATCCAGACAGGGATCATGTCCATGTCCAGCCTGAAGGAGCGGTTGAACGCCCTGCAGAGGTGCCTTGTCCGCATTACCGACTTCCAGTTTTGA